The proteins below are encoded in one region of Halorhodospira halochloris:
- the leuB gene encoding 3-isopropylmalate dehydrogenase has protein sequence MSHRILLLPGDGIGPEIVAQGRRVLEALRDNHGLDCELDTAPIGGAGYDAAGQPLPEETLAKAQAADAVLLGAVGGPRYDELPREVRPERGLLAIRAELGLFGNLRPAMLYPQLADASALRPEVVAGLDLLIVRELTGGIYFGEPRGVRELPSGERQGYDTEVYSESEIERIARLAFAAAERRQGRLCSVDKANVLESSGLWREVVERVAADYPQIELSHMYVDNAAMQLVRAPKQFDVIVTGNMFGDILSDCAAQLTGSIGMLPSASLDERGKGLYEPVHGSAPDIAGQDKANPLATILSVAMLLRYSLGKSEHAERVERAVGQVLEEGLRTADLQGGSRVVGTVEMGEAVVGRL, from the coding sequence ATGAGTCATAGGATACTGTTACTGCCTGGTGATGGCATCGGCCCGGAGATAGTCGCGCAAGGGCGGCGAGTTCTGGAGGCGCTGCGGGATAATCACGGACTCGATTGTGAGCTGGATACGGCGCCCATCGGTGGGGCCGGTTATGATGCCGCCGGGCAGCCGCTGCCGGAGGAGACCTTAGCTAAGGCGCAGGCAGCCGATGCGGTGCTGCTCGGTGCCGTCGGCGGGCCGCGCTACGATGAGTTGCCGCGCGAGGTGCGCCCGGAGCGGGGCCTGTTGGCGATCCGCGCCGAGCTAGGGTTGTTCGGCAATCTGCGCCCGGCGATGCTCTATCCGCAACTCGCCGATGCCTCTGCGCTGCGCCCGGAGGTGGTTGCCGGCCTTGATCTGCTCATCGTCCGCGAGCTTACCGGTGGTATCTATTTTGGTGAGCCGCGCGGGGTGCGGGAGCTGCCGAGTGGTGAACGGCAGGGTTACGATACTGAAGTTTATAGTGAGTCGGAGATTGAGCGGATTGCCCGATTGGCTTTTGCTGCCGCCGAGCGGCGGCAGGGACGGCTCTGTTCGGTGGATAAGGCTAATGTCTTGGAAAGCTCGGGACTCTGGCGTGAGGTGGTCGAGCGGGTTGCCGCCGATTATCCGCAGATCGAGCTCTCTCACATGTATGTCGATAATGCCGCTATGCAGTTGGTGCGGGCGCCGAAGCAGTTTGATGTGATTGTCACCGGCAATATGTTTGGCGATATCCTCTCCGATTGCGCGGCGCAGCTTACCGGCTCGATCGGGATGCTTCCCTCAGCGTCGTTGGATGAGCGTGGTAAGGGGCTTTATGAGCCGGTGCACGGTTCGGCGCCGGATATTGCCGGGCAGGATAAGGCGAATCCGCTGGCTACTATTTTGTCGGTGGCCATGTTGCTGCGCTATAGCCTCGGTAAGTCGGAGCACGCCGAGAGGGTTGAGCGGGCTGTCGGGCAGGTCCTTGAGGAGGGGCTGCGGACGGCTGATTTGCAGGGGGGGAGTCGGGTTGTGGGGACGGTTGAGATGGGGGAGGCGGTGGTGGGGAGGTTGTAA
- a CDS encoding aspartate-semialdehyde dehydrogenase, translated as MSKTYDVAVVGATGAVGEVMLQILAERNFPVGRVYPLASSRSAGGQLEFAGEQLTIEDLAEFDFSKVQIALFSAGGSISAEHAPRAAQAGAVVIDNTSYFRYDDDIPLVIPEVNPHAAAGYKKRGIIANPNCSTIQMLVALKPLHDAAAIERINVATYQAVSGSGKPAIDELDAQTRAIIAGQEPQCEVYPKPIAFNCLPHIDDFQDNGYTKEEMKMVWETVKILEDSSVKVNPTAVRVPVYYGHSEAVHIETREKLSVEKAREVLSAAPGIELLDERAAGGYPTALTEGEGRDAVYVGRIREDITHERGLDFWVVADNLRKGAALNSVQIAELMIERHI; from the coding sequence ATGAGTAAGACATACGACGTAGCCGTAGTCGGCGCCACTGGGGCGGTGGGCGAGGTGATGCTGCAGATATTGGCCGAGCGCAACTTCCCCGTAGGTCGGGTCTATCCTCTGGCGAGTAGCCGCTCGGCTGGCGGTCAGCTGGAGTTTGCCGGCGAGCAGCTGACCATTGAAGACTTGGCCGAGTTCGACTTTAGCAAGGTGCAGATAGCGCTGTTCTCCGCCGGCGGGTCTATTTCGGCTGAACATGCCCCGCGGGCGGCTCAGGCCGGTGCGGTGGTTATTGATAACACCTCGTACTTTCGCTACGACGACGATATCCCGCTTGTGATCCCCGAGGTCAATCCCCACGCCGCTGCTGGGTACAAGAAACGGGGCATAATAGCCAATCCCAACTGCTCAACTATCCAGATGTTGGTGGCCTTAAAACCGCTCCACGACGCGGCGGCGATTGAGCGGATCAATGTGGCTACGTATCAGGCGGTCTCAGGTAGCGGCAAGCCGGCGATAGATGAACTCGATGCTCAGACGCGGGCGATCATTGCCGGACAGGAGCCGCAGTGCGAGGTCTACCCTAAGCCTATAGCATTTAATTGCCTGCCCCATATTGATGACTTTCAGGATAATGGCTATACCAAGGAAGAGATGAAGATGGTCTGGGAGACGGTCAAGATCCTGGAAGACTCCTCGGTTAAGGTAAATCCGACCGCTGTAAGGGTGCCGGTCTACTATGGCCACTCCGAGGCCGTGCATATAGAGACCCGTGAGAAACTCAGCGTCGAGAAGGCGCGCGAGGTGTTGAGTGCTGCACCCGGTATCGAGCTGCTTGATGAGCGTGCGGCGGGGGGCTATCCGACTGCCCTAACCGAGGGTGAGGGGCGCGATGCTGTATACGTCGGGCGCATTCGCGAAGATATCACCCACGAGCGCGGTTTGGATTTCTGGGTGGTTGCCGATAACTTGCGCAAGGGCGCTGCGCTAAATAGCGTACAGATCGCAGAACTCATGATCGAGCGCCACATCTGA
- a CDS encoding MFS transporter produces MHGGQPTPPVGAVPYWRLSGFYLFFFAALGALMPYWGPYLRAEGFSSAQIGELLAILHATKVIAPNVWGYIADRLDRRMAVVRVAALIAFMAFFGILIADTYGTIALVMALFGFFWNAALPQYEANTFNHLQGQEHRYSSIRVWGSVGFIIAVMGIGELLDRVGFDSYPYMVLLIFAGLWLSSLIAPEAGKARQAANGDGFWQTVRQPAVIGFFLACFLNQVGHGPFYGFFSIYLEDHGYSGGLIGVLWAWGVVAEIGVFMLMHRIMPRFGARYLLALALALGAVRWLMVAAWVDSPWLIALSQTIHAASFGLYHAVAIDIVNRFFVGRSQGKGQALYSSLTFGAGVAVGSLGAGWVWDLYGGQTFLASSAVALLAAVLAAVSLRRFRY; encoded by the coding sequence TTGCACGGCGGGCAGCCGACACCGCCGGTAGGGGCAGTGCCTTACTGGCGGCTATCCGGGTTCTATCTCTTCTTCTTCGCCGCGCTCGGCGCCTTGATGCCGTATTGGGGGCCCTATCTGCGCGCCGAAGGTTTCTCCTCGGCGCAGATCGGCGAGCTGCTCGCCATCCTCCACGCCACCAAGGTAATCGCCCCCAACGTCTGGGGCTATATTGCCGACCGGCTCGATCGGCGCATGGCGGTGGTGCGCGTCGCGGCACTGATCGCCTTCATGGCCTTTTTCGGCATCCTGATCGCCGATACCTACGGCACCATTGCCCTGGTGATGGCCCTATTCGGTTTTTTCTGGAATGCTGCGCTGCCGCAGTATGAGGCCAACACCTTTAACCACTTGCAGGGCCAGGAGCATCGCTATAGCAGTATCCGGGTGTGGGGCTCGGTCGGTTTTATCATCGCGGTGATGGGTATCGGCGAGCTGCTCGATCGAGTCGGCTTCGACTCTTACCCCTACATGGTCCTGCTGATCTTTGCCGGTTTGTGGCTGTCCAGCCTGATTGCCCCGGAGGCCGGAAAGGCGCGGCAAGCGGCTAACGGCGATGGGTTTTGGCAGACAGTGCGCCAGCCGGCCGTTATCGGCTTTTTTCTGGCCTGTTTTTTAAATCAAGTCGGCCACGGCCCCTTCTACGGTTTTTTCAGTATCTATCTGGAAGATCACGGCTATAGCGGCGGCTTGATAGGGGTGCTATGGGCCTGGGGGGTGGTTGCTGAGATCGGCGTCTTTATGCTCATGCATCGGATCATGCCGCGCTTTGGGGCGCGCTATCTGCTCGCTTTGGCGCTTGCCTTGGGAGCAGTGCGCTGGCTGATGGTGGCGGCTTGGGTCGATTCACCTTGGCTGATTGCGCTAAGTCAGACTATTCATGCAGCAAGTTTCGGTCTCTACCACGCGGTGGCCATAGATATTGTTAATCGCTTCTTTGTCGGCCGCTCGCAGGGTAAGGGTCAGGCACTCTATTCAAGTTTGACCTTCGGCGCTGGTGTTGCTGTCGGCTCTTTAGGGGCCGGTTGGGTTTGGGATCTCTACGGTGGGCAGACCTTTTTGGCCTCTAGTGCGGTAGCTTTGTTGGCGGCGGTGTTGGCTGCTGTGAGTCTGCGGAGGTTTAGGTATTGA
- the truA gene encoding tRNA pseudouridine(38-40) synthase TruA, translating into MGCTEDRQAPRIALIVEYDGSGFSGWQRQHHALSVQEVLEQALSKVAADRVEVSCAGRTDAGVHAAHQVVHFDPPVERELHAWVLGSNANLPQAVSVICAYEVDRDFHARYKAVRRAYRYYFFCRRARPAIWCNRVAWTHRELDAELMHTAAQPLVGEHDFSAYRAVACQAPHAVREVYRLDVWRRGQMVVIEIEANAFLHHMVRNIAGTLLAVGSGERDTDWPRRLLVERDRTRSGITAPAAGLYLTGVVYPQQYALPAYADFLP; encoded by the coding sequence TTGGGCTGCACTGAGGACCGGCAAGCGCCGCGGATAGCGCTAATCGTCGAGTACGATGGTAGTGGCTTTAGCGGTTGGCAGCGCCAACACCACGCCCTATCTGTGCAGGAGGTGCTTGAGCAAGCCCTATCTAAGGTGGCCGCGGATCGGGTTGAGGTCAGTTGTGCTGGGCGCACGGATGCCGGCGTGCATGCCGCGCACCAGGTGGTGCACTTCGATCCTCCGGTGGAGCGTGAGCTGCATGCCTGGGTCCTGGGTTCTAATGCCAACCTTCCGCAGGCGGTTAGCGTGATTTGCGCCTATGAGGTGGATAGGGATTTCCACGCTCGCTATAAGGCCGTGCGCAGGGCCTACCGTTACTACTTCTTCTGCCGGCGGGCGCGGCCGGCAATTTGGTGTAACCGGGTGGCTTGGACACATCGTGAGCTCGATGCTGAGCTGATGCACACCGCAGCTCAGCCGTTGGTCGGCGAACACGATTTTTCCGCCTATCGGGCCGTTGCTTGTCAGGCCCCTCATGCAGTTCGCGAGGTTTACCGGCTAGATGTTTGGCGCCGTGGACAGATGGTGGTCATTGAGATCGAGGCCAATGCCTTTCTCCATCATATGGTACGTAATATCGCCGGTACCCTGCTTGCCGTCGGCTCAGGTGAGCGGGATACCGATTGGCCGCGACGTCTGCTCGTTGAGCGCGATCGTACGCGAAGTGGCATAACTGCACCGGCGGCGGGACTCTATTTGACCGGGGTTGTCTATCCTCAGCAATATGCCTTGCCCGCTTACGCCGATTTTTTGCCGTAA
- a CDS encoding phosphoribosylanthranilate isomerase, whose amino-acid sequence MRTRVKICGITRPEDARAAVEVGADAIGLVFCDSSPRAVDLGEAREIVAEVPAFIAIVGLFVDPRPGYVEVALDELRLDTLQFHGNEPPERCASYGRRYIKAVPMGGGVDPQHYVGCYAGASGFVFDSHKLGERGGSGQLFDHNQLPEGVQGTIVAGGLRADNVAEVIKRTRPFAVDVSSGVERRPGIKDPELMARFLAEVERGDRDRD is encoded by the coding sequence ATGCGAACTCGCGTAAAAATTTGCGGAATCACTCGCCCGGAGGATGCTCGGGCAGCGGTAGAGGTCGGTGCCGATGCGATAGGTTTGGTGTTTTGCGATAGCAGTCCGCGCGCAGTAGATCTAGGCGAGGCGCGGGAGATAGTGGCAGAGGTACCAGCCTTTATCGCGATTGTCGGACTGTTCGTCGACCCCCGTCCCGGTTATGTCGAGGTCGCCCTTGATGAACTGCGCCTCGACACCCTGCAGTTTCATGGTAATGAGCCCCCCGAACGCTGCGCTAGTTATGGTCGTCGCTATATAAAGGCTGTCCCCATGGGTGGCGGGGTAGATCCACAGCACTATGTAGGGTGCTATGCCGGCGCCAGCGGCTTTGTTTTCGACAGCCATAAGCTTGGTGAGCGCGGTGGCAGTGGCCAGCTCTTCGATCACAATCAGCTGCCAGAGGGTGTGCAGGGTACAATTGTTGCCGGTGGCCTTCGGGCAGATAATGTAGCTGAGGTTATAAAACGCACTAGGCCGTTTGCAGTTGACGTCAGCAGTGGCGTTGAGCGACGGCCGGGGATCAAAGACCCGGAGCTTATGGCCCGGTTCCTGGCGGAGGTAGAGCGTGGCGATAGAGACCGAGATTAA
- the leuC gene encoding 3-isopropylmalate dehydratase large subunit, with amino-acid sequence MTAKTLYDKLWDSHVVTEHDDGSALLYIDRQLLHEVTSPQAFEGLRLAGRKPWRVDANLAVTDHNVPTTDRSLPVADPVAREQIETLDRNCAEFGITEFGMQDRRQGIVHVVGPEQGATLPGMTLVCGDSHTATHGALGALAFGIGTSEVEHVLATQTLVQKKAKSMQIRVDGELSVGITAKDLILAIIGRIGTAGGTGYAIEFAGEGVRGLSMEGRMTLCNMAIEAGARAGMVGVDAVTIDYVRGRPFAPQGELWDKAVASWREMATDDGAEFDRVEVFDGAAIAPQVSWGTSPEMVAPVGDKIPDPEHEADAVRAAAMRRALEYMDLQPGLPLTEIPLDKVFIGSCTNARIEDLREAAEMVRGQQVAPSIKQALVVPGSGLVKEQAEAEGLDRVFSEAGFEWREPGCSMCLGMNPDRLEPGERCASTSNRNFEGRQGQGGRTHLVSPAMAAAAAIHGHFVDIRGEY; translated from the coding sequence ATGACAGCCAAGACACTCTACGACAAGCTCTGGGATAGCCATGTGGTGACCGAGCATGACGACGGTTCGGCGCTACTCTATATAGATCGGCAACTGCTCCACGAAGTGACCTCACCGCAGGCCTTCGAGGGCCTGCGTTTAGCCGGACGCAAGCCGTGGCGGGTTGATGCCAACCTGGCGGTTACCGATCACAATGTGCCGACCACTGACCGCTCGCTGCCGGTGGCTGATCCGGTGGCGCGCGAGCAGATTGAGACCCTGGATAGAAACTGCGCTGAGTTCGGCATAACCGAGTTCGGGATGCAAGATAGGCGCCAGGGCATTGTCCACGTAGTCGGCCCAGAGCAGGGGGCGACCTTGCCCGGCATGACCCTTGTCTGTGGCGATTCGCATACCGCTACCCACGGTGCATTGGGCGCCCTGGCCTTCGGTATCGGAACTAGCGAGGTCGAGCATGTGCTCGCCACCCAGACCTTGGTGCAAAAGAAGGCCAAGAGCATGCAGATCCGTGTCGATGGTGAGTTGTCCGTCGGGATAACGGCCAAAGATCTGATCTTGGCAATCATTGGCCGTATCGGGACTGCTGGCGGCACCGGTTACGCCATTGAGTTCGCCGGTGAAGGGGTCCGCGGACTGTCCATGGAAGGGCGCATGACCCTGTGTAATATGGCTATAGAGGCCGGGGCGCGGGCCGGTATGGTGGGTGTCGATGCGGTAACTATCGACTACGTCAGGGGTCGCCCCTTCGCCCCGCAAGGCGAGTTGTGGGATAAGGCGGTGGCAAGCTGGCGCGAGATGGCCACTGATGATGGCGCCGAATTCGATCGGGTCGAGGTCTTCGATGGCGCGGCAATCGCCCCACAGGTCAGTTGGGGAACTTCGCCGGAGATGGTCGCCCCGGTTGGGGATAAGATCCCCGATCCAGAACACGAGGCGGATGCGGTGCGGGCGGCGGCCATGCGCAGGGCGCTGGAGTATATGGACCTGCAACCGGGTTTGCCGCTAACCGAGATTCCCTTGGATAAGGTCTTTATTGGCTCCTGCACCAATGCCCGGATCGAGGACTTGCGCGAGGCCGCGGAGATGGTGCGGGGTCAGCAGGTAGCGCCGAGCATCAAGCAGGCGCTGGTGGTGCCCGGTTCGGGGCTCGTTAAAGAGCAGGCTGAGGCCGAAGGGCTGGACCGGGTCTTCAGCGAGGCCGGTTTTGAGTGGCGCGAACCGGGCTGTTCAATGTGTCTGGGCATGAACCCTGATCGCCTCGAGCCAGGCGAGCGCTGCGCCTCGACCTCCAATCGCAACTTCGAGGGCCGGCAGGGGCAGGGCGGGCGCACCCATCTAGTTAGCCCGGCTATGGCCGCCGCGGCGGCAATCCACGGCCACTTTGTTGATATCAGGGGCGAGTACTGA
- the leuD gene encoding 3-isopropylmalate dehydratase small subunit: MSIEPFTRHTGLVAPLDRANVDTDAIIPKQFLKSVKRTGFGPYLFDEWRYLDHGEPGMDCTNRPRNPDFVLNQERYAGASVLLARANFGCGSSREHAPWALQDYGFRAIIAPSFADIFYSNCFKNGILPVVLDEATVDKLFTAAYAEPGYSLTVDLRNQTVETPAGESFGFEVDPFRRRMLLEGLDEIGITLTEHAEAIRAYEQKRREEAPWLFS, translated from the coding sequence ATGAGTATTGAACCTTTTACCCGCCATACCGGCCTAGTTGCACCACTGGATCGGGCTAACGTCGATACCGATGCCATCATTCCTAAGCAGTTCTTGAAGTCGGTCAAGCGCACCGGTTTCGGGCCGTACCTGTTTGATGAGTGGCGCTATCTCGATCACGGTGAGCCGGGTATGGATTGTACTAACCGCCCGCGCAACCCGGATTTTGTCCTCAATCAGGAGCGTTATGCAGGGGCGAGCGTCTTGCTGGCGCGGGCTAATTTTGGCTGCGGCTCATCGCGCGAGCACGCCCCATGGGCGCTGCAAGACTACGGTTTTCGAGCCATTATTGCACCTAGCTTTGCCGATATCTTCTATAGCAACTGCTTTAAGAACGGCATCCTGCCGGTGGTGCTGGATGAGGCAACGGTCGATAAGCTGTTTACCGCCGCCTATGCCGAGCCGGGTTACAGCCTTACCGTTGATCTACGTAATCAGACCGTTGAGACTCCCGCCGGCGAGAGTTTTGGGTTTGAGGTCGATCCGTTTCGGCGGCGGATGCTGCTGGAGGGTTTGGATGAGATCGGTATTACCCTGACCGAGCACGCCGAGGCTATCCGCGCATATGAGCAAAAGCGCCGCGAGGAAGCGCCGTGGTTGTTTAGTTGA
- a CDS encoding FimV/HubP family polar landmark protein, with protein MRKAFQVAVVIAGLSIAAGTHAAEPRLGTIESRSQAGEPVSARIPLRDIETDQLDEFEVELAPSRVFERAGIQRQDELSLLSFEIVTEGEDAPYIEVSSDEPVDLPLLDFLVRISWPQGDLTREYTLLLEEPTTVAEARERRERAEREEEQRQAEAELESAEEEAERDARGRSAYGPVEEGDTLWSIAEQHRPDDSVTVAQTMLAIQRLNPHAFADDNVNDLLSGWWLRLPDEEEIKQLSAAEAQSIYEDHLAAWVPPAERRAAAEEWDPQAPIPEIDEPVPDVAEREARLRVVAMDDKGTDEVLALLDADLEPSEANLSRLQGAVAAMREERESLRAERDNLQDRVRDLGERVEALERLLDLSMDDILPPPQEPTPRAPIPEVGMLEEELPRPEPAPEPEPTPEPEPEPEVAEEERGEAPWWASMLADVEELDVAPEDITAAHLWEEDTLRQRALIALGLTLVAISAITGLIAYRRRKQMQTRQSPRKRFDPADFGLSDEQEQSYSRRDPLDLAEDYIADDEFNNARQILERGIHREPHRADLRLKLLDVLANLNERDAFMDQAQELYDRTRSDSDPVWQTALNIGRRFAPDSPLFGGLAAGAATAAAAADGDPYGARDNDLAGEGEDDLDSKPDLEALDLGFDDEDEGQQSAGADDDFDRRLDEAFGGEDDQEPEPAMQQDPEQSAAAQDAADDLFGQGEDDADSGYDELEEMDIDGLLSEEGFDDESEPDQQPAAGDAEAEPADQGAADGESGDDFDELLGATEQQAESEQTEQAADSDADTEESSADEEDELPDDDELSLGPGEGDQSDTMLDLARAYIDLGDEASAREMLEEVIEKGTESQRESAREILSELGS; from the coding sequence GTGCGCAAAGCATTCCAAGTCGCCGTCGTTATAGCCGGTTTAAGCATAGCGGCGGGAACCCATGCAGCGGAACCGCGACTAGGTACCATTGAGTCCCGCTCCCAAGCGGGAGAGCCGGTTTCGGCGCGGATTCCCCTTCGTGACATAGAAACCGATCAGCTGGATGAGTTTGAGGTCGAACTGGCCCCGAGTAGGGTATTTGAACGGGCCGGGATTCAACGTCAGGATGAGCTCTCCCTGCTCTCTTTCGAGATAGTTACCGAAGGTGAGGATGCCCCCTATATCGAGGTGAGCAGCGATGAGCCGGTTGATCTGCCACTGCTCGATTTCCTCGTCCGCATTAGCTGGCCGCAAGGCGATCTGACTCGTGAGTACACGTTACTGCTTGAGGAGCCGACCACGGTAGCCGAAGCGCGGGAGAGGCGTGAGCGGGCTGAGCGCGAAGAAGAGCAACGGCAGGCTGAGGCTGAGCTTGAGTCTGCCGAGGAAGAGGCCGAACGTGATGCGCGGGGCCGTTCAGCCTATGGCCCGGTTGAAGAGGGGGATACGCTGTGGAGCATCGCCGAGCAGCACCGTCCCGACGACTCGGTGACCGTCGCTCAGACCATGCTGGCAATCCAGCGACTTAATCCTCACGCCTTCGCCGACGATAATGTCAACGACCTTCTAAGCGGTTGGTGGCTGCGTCTGCCGGATGAAGAAGAGATCAAGCAGCTGAGTGCTGCTGAGGCTCAGTCTATTTATGAGGACCACCTAGCTGCCTGGGTGCCGCCTGCTGAGCGCCGGGCCGCTGCAGAGGAGTGGGATCCGCAAGCACCAATCCCAGAGATTGATGAGCCGGTCCCGGATGTTGCTGAGCGGGAGGCACGGCTGCGGGTTGTGGCCATGGATGATAAGGGCACAGACGAGGTCTTGGCCCTGCTTGATGCCGACCTTGAACCCTCTGAGGCCAATTTGAGTCGCCTGCAGGGAGCGGTCGCCGCCATGCGCGAAGAGCGCGAGAGCCTGCGGGCGGAGCGGGATAATCTGCAGGATCGGGTGCGTGACCTAGGTGAACGGGTTGAAGCCCTAGAGCGGCTCCTCGATTTGTCTATGGACGATATCTTGCCGCCGCCCCAAGAGCCGACCCCACGGGCACCGATACCCGAAGTGGGGATGCTTGAGGAGGAGTTGCCGAGGCCGGAGCCTGCACCTGAGCCGGAGCCGACACCCGAGCCCGAGCCGGAACCGGAGGTAGCCGAGGAGGAGCGCGGCGAAGCGCCTTGGTGGGCGAGCATGCTGGCTGATGTCGAAGAGCTGGATGTTGCCCCTGAGGATATAACCGCGGCGCACTTGTGGGAGGAAGATACCTTACGTCAGCGCGCCCTTATTGCCCTTGGTTTAACGCTGGTGGCTATATCGGCGATAACTGGTTTAATCGCCTACCGCCGACGCAAGCAGATGCAGACTCGGCAGAGTCCGCGAAAGCGCTTTGATCCGGCGGATTTCGGCCTGTCTGATGAGCAGGAGCAATCTTACTCGCGACGTGACCCGCTCGATTTGGCTGAAGACTATATAGCCGACGATGAGTTTAATAACGCCCGTCAGATCCTTGAGCGGGGCATCCATCGTGAGCCCCACCGAGCCGATCTGCGTCTGAAGCTTCTCGATGTGCTGGCCAATCTAAATGAGCGCGATGCCTTCATGGATCAGGCTCAGGAGCTTTATGATCGGACCCGCTCGGATAGCGACCCGGTGTGGCAGACGGCGCTTAATATCGGTCGCCGATTTGCCCCTGATTCGCCCTTATTTGGTGGCCTGGCGGCGGGTGCTGCTACCGCCGCAGCGGCGGCAGATGGCGATCCCTACGGCGCTAGGGATAACGACTTAGCAGGTGAGGGAGAGGATGATCTCGATTCCAAGCCTGATCTAGAGGCCCTGGACCTTGGTTTTGACGATGAGGATGAGGGTCAGCAATCAGCCGGCGCTGATGATGACTTCGATCGGCGCTTGGATGAGGCATTTGGCGGCGAAGATGATCAGGAGCCTGAACCGGCGATGCAGCAGGATCCTGAGCAGAGCGCAGCGGCTCAGGATGCAGCGGATGATCTCTTCGGTCAGGGCGAAGATGATGCCGACAGCGGCTACGATGAGCTTGAAGAGATGGACATCGATGGACTGCTCAGTGAAGAGGGCTTCGACGACGAATCTGAACCTGATCAGCAACCCGCCGCTGGTGATGCAGAAGCGGAGCCCGCCGATCAAGGTGCTGCTGATGGCGAGTCCGGCGATGATTTCGATGAATTGCTTGGGGCAACAGAGCAGCAGGCCGAGTCTGAGCAGACAGAGCAAGCCGCGGATAGTGATGCCGACACCGAGGAGAGCTCAGCGGACGAGGAGGATGAGCTGCCCGATGATGATGAGTTGAGTCTCGGGCCAGGCGAGGGCGATCAGTCGGATACTATGCTCGATTTGGCACGCGCCTATATCGACTTGGGCGATGAGGCAAGTGCTCGTGAGATGCTTGAAGAGGTAATTGAAAAAGGTACCGAGAGCCAGCGCGAGAGTGCCCGCGAGATCCTCTCGGAGCTTGGCTCCTAG
- the aroC gene encoding chorismate synthase, with amino-acid sequence MSGNTFGKLFTVTTCGESHGPALAAIVDGCPPGLELTEGDLQQQLDRRRPGRSKQTTQRRESDTVRILSGVFEGVTTGTPIGLLIENTDQRSQDYSEIAQRFRPGHADYTYQHKYAIRDYRGGGRASARETAMRVAAGAIASKYLEQRLGIEIRARLARMGDIELAAQDWEAVAENDFFCADPERVAELESLIQKVRKAGDSVGAEVEVEVHGVPPGLGEPVFDRLDADLAKALMSINAVKGVEIGAGMTAARQRGSEHRDELTPQGFLSNNAGGVLGGISSGQAIIARAALKPTSSMLIPGSSVDVNGNPVSVVTKGRHDPCVGIRAVPIVEAMVALTIMDHWLRHRGQNADSDEISGAPLIPPQAPRQE; translated from the coding sequence ATGTCCGGAAATACTTTTGGCAAACTCTTTACTGTTACCACCTGCGGCGAGAGCCACGGCCCGGCTCTTGCGGCTATTGTTGATGGCTGTCCGCCGGGACTTGAGCTGACCGAGGGCGACCTGCAGCAGCAACTCGATCGGCGCCGGCCGGGGCGGAGCAAACAGACCACCCAGCGCCGCGAGAGCGACACTGTGCGCATCCTCTCCGGGGTGTTCGAGGGGGTAACTACCGGTACACCGATCGGTCTGCTGATCGAGAATACCGATCAGCGCTCCCAAGATTACTCCGAGATAGCGCAGCGCTTTCGTCCCGGCCATGCCGATTATACCTATCAGCATAAGTACGCCATCCGCGACTACCGCGGCGGCGGTCGGGCCTCGGCGCGTGAGACGGCGATGCGGGTTGCCGCCGGCGCCATAGCCAGTAAATACCTGGAACAGCGCCTCGGCATCGAGATACGTGCCCGCTTAGCGCGCATGGGCGATATCGAACTAGCGGCTCAAGATTGGGAAGCGGTCGCTGAGAATGACTTTTTCTGCGCCGATCCGGAGCGGGTCGCAGAGCTGGAGAGCTTGATTCAGAAGGTGCGCAAAGCTGGCGACTCGGTCGGCGCCGAGGTCGAGGTTGAGGTCCACGGGGTGCCACCGGGCTTAGGCGAGCCGGTCTTTGATCGTCTTGACGCCGATCTGGCTAAGGCGTTGATGTCGATCAACGCGGTCAAAGGGGTCGAGATAGGGGCGGGGATGACTGCTGCCCGGCAGCGCGGTAGCGAGCACCGTGATGAGCTTACCCCGCAGGGCTTTCTTAGTAACAACGCCGGCGGTGTGCTGGGCGGTATCTCCAGTGGCCAAGCCATCATTGCTCGAGCGGCTCTCAAGCCGACCTCAAGCATGCTAATACCGGGGAGCTCGGTAGATGTTAACGGCAACCCGGTGTCGGTGGTCACCAAAGGTCGCCACGACCCCTGTGTCGGTATTCGCGCCGTGCCGATAGTTGAGGCCATGGTGGCGTTGACCATTATGGATCACTGGCTGCGCCATCGTGGCCAGAATGCCGATAGCGATGAGATCTCCGGCGCACCGCTAATCCCGCCGCAGGCGCCCCGGCAGGAGTAG